The following proteins are encoded in a genomic region of Triticum dicoccoides isolate Atlit2015 ecotype Zavitan chromosome 1B, WEW_v2.0, whole genome shotgun sequence:
- the LOC119303159 gene encoding glutathione S-transferase 4-like, which yields MKREAGDHLLPDFLAKNPFSQVPVLEDGDLTLFESRAIARHVLRKYKLELLVGDGSPESAAMVDVWLEVEAHQHHPVAGAISIQCLLAPLLGGVRDQAIVDENVVKLRKVLEVYEERLSASKYLAGESVSLADLNHFPLMHYFMQTEYASLVEERPHVKAWWEELKARPAARKVKEFMSPDFGLGNKAEQ from the exons ATGAAACGCGAGGCCGGTGACCACCTTCTGCCGGACTTCCTCGCCAAGAACCCCTTCAGCCAGGTCCCCGTTCTCGAGGACGGCGACCTCACCCTCTTCG AATCGCGCGCAATCGCGAGGCACGTGCTTCGCAAGTACAAGCTGGAGCTGCTGGTGGGAGACGGCTCGCCGGAGTCGGCGGCGATGGTAGACGTGTGGCTGGAGGTGGAGGCCCACCAGCACCACCCCGTGGCGGGCGCCATCTCGATCCAGTGCCTCCTCGCCCCGCTCCTCGGCGGCGTGCGCGACCAGGCCATCGTCGACGAGAACGTCGTGAAGCTGAGGAAGGTGCTGGAGGTGTACGAGGAACGGCTGTCCGCGTCCAAGTACCTCGCCGGGGAGTCGGTCAGCCTCGCCGACCTCAACCACTTCCCGCTCATGCACTACTTTATGCAGACGGAGTACGCGTCGCTAGTAGAGGAGCGCCCGCATGTCAAGGCGTGGTGGGAGGAGCTAAAGGCCAGGCCGGCGGCGAGGAAGGTCAAGGAGTTCATGTCACCGGACTTTGGGCTGGGGAACAAGGCAGAGCAGTGA